From Pagrus major chromosome 6, Pma_NU_1.0, one genomic window encodes:
- the gnrh2 gene encoding progonadoliberin-2 — translation MYVSRLVLLLGLLLCVGAQLSNGQHWSHGWYPGGKRELDSFGTSEISEEIKLCEAGECSYLRPQRRSVLRNIFLDALARELQKRK, via the exons ATGTATGTATCTCGGCTGGTTTTGCTGCTCGGGCTGCTTCTATGTGTGGGGGCTCAGCTGTCCAACGGCCAGCACTGGTCCCACGGTTGGTACCCCGGAGGCAAGAGGGAACTGGACTCCTTTGGCACATCAGAG ATTTCCGAGGAGATTAAGCTGTGTGAGGCAGGAGAATGCAGCTACTTGAGACCCCAGAGGAGGAGTGTTCTGAGAAATATCTTT TTGGATGCCTTAGCCAGAGAGCTCCAGAAGAGGAAGTGA